A single genomic interval of Spirosoma linguale DSM 74 harbors:
- a CDS encoding Esterase/lipase-like protein produces MKTVICLLLLAVMGIACSSEPAITTEMLDGGTLFDPSIYKPENYLVSKAIPNPTPDQAKKPVIIACHGYSATTFEWDEFRAWANGRTDLYLSQVLLGGHGRSYDDFKKSTWHDWQAAIMEEYDQLAKAGYTNISLLGSSTSGALLLQLVSSGYFANRLTPRTILLVDPIVIPSDKSLSLVGLVGPMLGYFETQQSVSEDKVFFHFRPQETLQQLQNVLTIVRKDLEKGITLPTGCSMKVYKSKKDSSADPVSAVLIYQGTKTSDGSPVAVELIDSELHVYTRLNLRDQVTAKDRQNQTATFTDIVRRVLR; encoded by the coding sequence ATGAAAACAGTCATTTGTCTTCTGCTATTGGCTGTCATGGGCATCGCCTGTTCATCGGAACCGGCTATTACAACCGAAATGCTCGATGGTGGTACGCTGTTCGACCCTTCGATCTATAAACCCGAAAACTATCTCGTCTCGAAAGCTATTCCGAACCCCACGCCCGATCAGGCAAAAAAGCCAGTTATTATCGCCTGCCACGGCTATTCGGCAACCACATTCGAATGGGACGAATTCCGGGCCTGGGCCAACGGCCGAACCGACCTTTATCTGTCGCAGGTGCTTCTGGGCGGGCACGGACGTAGTTACGATGATTTCAAAAAGTCGACCTGGCACGACTGGCAGGCGGCTATTATGGAGGAATACGACCAGCTGGCAAAGGCGGGTTACACAAACATTAGTCTGTTGGGTTCATCTACCAGCGGGGCACTGCTGCTGCAACTGGTGTCGTCGGGTTATTTCGCTAATCGGCTGACCCCTCGTACTATACTGCTGGTTGATCCTATTGTTATCCCCTCCGACAAATCGCTTTCGCTGGTTGGTTTGGTTGGACCTATGCTGGGTTACTTCGAAACGCAGCAGTCGGTTAGTGAGGATAAAGTATTTTTTCACTTCCGCCCCCAGGAAACCCTTCAACAATTACAGAATGTGCTGACTATCGTTCGGAAAGACCTGGAAAAAGGCATTACCCTCCCAACCGGCTGTAGTATGAAGGTGTATAAGTCGAAAAAAGACTCGTCGGCCGACCCGGTCAGTGCTGTTCTGATCTATCAGGGCACCAAAACCTCCGATGGAAGCCCCGTTGCCGTTGAGTTGATCGACTCGGAACTGCATGTATATACGCGCCTGAATTTACGCGACCAGGTAACGGCCAAAGACCGCCAAAACCAGACGGCAACCTTTACCGATATTGTGAGACGGGTACTGCGGTAA